Within the Nicotiana tabacum cultivar K326 chromosome 11, ASM71507v2, whole genome shotgun sequence genome, the region ATCATATATTGaacaagaaaaactaaaaaaagaatCAATTGATTCATTTTTCAATCATCTTGGACTTGCTTTTGTTGCCTATGGTGGGCTCCTAAGTCTTTATATGATGAGAAGTTAATAGTATATTACAGCTAAAATCCCACTTGCATGTCTCCTAGATGTCACAACTCGAGAAAAATCCCAATTTTCCTTCCCATCTACTGATCAACATGACTTTTTTGATTGAGGGTTTTGAAAATGAGATCTCATTAGCATCGATCTGAAGTTTTTTAGAACTGATAGTGACCCGTctgattcagaatttaaattacTTGCATGGTTACAGCCTTAAGGTTTTTACcactaaataaatataaatattgcaCTGCATTATATATTAcacttttaaatttaattatgAGTTCAAAATTCAATACGGAGTTCAGATGTATCCATAACCAGAACAGTACTATATCCGCCCTCTAATAGTGACATATATACTGTAATTATATGGTTGGATAACTTGAATGCACGATTTTTTTTTTAGCTAAATTATAATCTAAGAACAAAGTAACATTAGTATATGATGCCCAAAACATGAGAACAACGGATGAATAGATAGTTCAAAGTCAGTAATGCATTTCTACAGCTTTTTATATTATCACGACATGGCCAGGATGCAAAACCCTAGTTTCTTTGCCTAACATCACACAATCCTGTAAAAAAGAACTCAGTTAATTAAAAATTTCTTACATTtcgaataatatatatatatatatatatatatatatatatatatatatatatatatatatatatatatgccccCAACAGATATTTTGCACGAGCTGGATGATGAAAAATTTATCATAATCAGTTTCCTAGAAAAATAGATCTATAAGAATTCATCGATCTCaataataaaataacatcaatggAATCGTCCTGTATTAAGAACTAAATTGACTAAAGCTATAGGTCATATTTATTGTGAAGAGCCCACGTAATTATTATCCTAACAATAGAAACTATATGTAGAGAAACGTTTTCTTCAATCCCCAAACTGATGTGAGATTActaataaaagatagaaaaacaaATACTACAAGGACTGGTCAAACAAGACAAACTTGTTTTGTTAAAATGTAGGTTGGACCCAAAGTCTATAGTTTTAACTAATTTCTAGTGTCTGCATTTGGCAAACATTTAATTGGATAATCAACTTGCATATTTATGGTTGTCAGTGCAACCAATTTAGattgatgttcagatttttcAATCATGTTATAATTACAAGTAGCTTAGATTCACATGCATAGATAAGTAGACCAAGTTGTTCTTTTAGTTATTTTGTTTTCTCACATAAGCAAACAAGATTGGTCATAAACTCTTGAAAATGTCAGTATTGGATTGGATTAAAAATCACTGAAGAAGATAAGATTATATCATTAATTATATATGCTTTACAATACTTTTAACTTTATTGTCAAATTCTGTACTTTGGGATGGGGATGATTATGAAATATAGTTTGAAAAAATCACCAGATGATCTAGTGTACTTTACAAGAAAGTTGGTTCGGTATTTTTCAGACgctgtttctttattttttttagccGAGGGTTTAATTCGCGTACACTCTATCCTCCCCAAATTCCATTTGTGGGAATCCCCTCCGTATGTTGTTATTATATGACGGTCACTATTTCTGGTTCAAGAAGTTTTTATTTGTGTATAATTCTGTGGGTAGTTACTCGCCTTTATCAAGGCTTTAAATTTCGAAACAGATTAATTGGAGCATCATCTCTCAACGCTCTATTTtagtataaaaaaaaaagaatattaacAAATTACAAGAGTTAGCAAACTACGCTATTTTAATTTTAGACTGGGCAAACATAAATTTTACGGACGAATACTTGTAGTATTCTACTATGTTCAAAGTCATCCCACTCAATGTTCCGTACTTGACTTGTTATATTTTGATTTACATCGGAAAATTCTACTTTGTAGATAAAATATTTCCTATTAAACTCATACTCATAACTCGAGCCTGAGACGTATGCATGTAGATTTATGTTCAACTTGCATGTTGGTAGTTTCTCTATCCGTAAGTGATGTACAAATATAGTACTTTAAAGAAAACATCATGCGCAAGCTTGTTATACAAACAAAGAGATAATAAGTTTTTAACTATTTTCTATAAATAAATACATACTTCCCATTTTAGGGTGACCCAATACTATGGAACTAATATCTTATTTTACCTCGATTTTTCTCATTAAAAGTTAGTTCAAGGCACATCTTAATCTGAAAAAAATACGTAAAAAAAGTAGTAACTAGTAGTctagtactactactactaccattTACCTTTCAATTAATCGGCAATATTAACACCGACGCCGAGGAGATAAAGCAGGGATATGCTGACGCTTCCAATATATTTAGCTAGCTCAACTTTAGCCGAGCCGCTCCAAACAAGCCAAGCCATTCCACATTCTGCTTATCACGGGTACATATAGCTTATACTGCTATGttaacaagaaaaaagaaaagaaaaaactcatATATTATCACTTAACTCATATCCAGGAACTTAAGGAGAAAATGATAATATCTTCATATTTTAATTTGTAACACTaatttatttcatgatttatgcTATTATCTTTACttgtcgtattttgatttttttaatataattttttttaatttatttaatgtTAATGTAAAATAGTTACAATTTgattattttacccttaatagtATATTCTTTTATTAACTAATTTATGTCTCTCTATCCCTTcgggcaggggtaaggtctgcgtacacactaccctccccagaccccattagtgggatttcactgtaggggtaaggtctgcgtacacactaccctccccaaaccccatgagtgagatttcactgggttgttgttgttgttgttgttgttgttgttttgttaacTAATTTTATGAATTAACTTATTTCAGATTTCTCAAGTAATTTATGTTCGAtaaaattttattgactaaaattaaaaaataaacatGTAATTGTATCAAGATAAATAATTGATAAAGATCAATGGAATGTTTTCTGCTTTCATGGGAAGAGGAGACATGAGGCTGACGGGTATCTTATAGAACATATCTTAACCTTTGTTTTTAATCTATCATTAAAAGAGATTTAAGCATAATAATAGAAAATAACCAAATCAAGTTTCAGCCTTTTGAATTTACGAAAACACATATGGATAATTCAGACCTATATTGACAATTACTGGAGCAAGTTGTAGGCTTGAAGCATTGGTAACGTTGTTTCCGTATAATTTATAGGTCACATATTCAAATCGTGAAATCGGTCGCTGATACTTATTTTATAATAGATTGCCTACATTAAATTCTCTTGAAATACCGTTTTTCCTCGGATTCTAAATAAATACTGAATGCTTTGTGCATTAGGCCGTCATTTTTACAGTTATAGCCTGTGGACAAAATATCTCCTCACACGTTCGAGTTTACAGGTATAGCCAGTGGACGGTGGACTAGAAATCAAATTACATTTGGGTTGAATTTGGAGTTCATTTCATTTAGCCCCTCAAAAATACAAGTGCACCTAACCCCAGTCAGATTCTAACCCTACATCTGACTCAAGTTTTGGTTTTATTTAAAGTGAGAGAAAGTATTGTAAGCAGGGCCAGCTGGTTTTTCTCAACTAGTTTTAACTCTCCCAATTTTCTTCTCCTCTCTCTCTCCTCAAAATTTTCCTTTTGTAGATGAACCAATCTTTAGACTCATCACCTTCAAAACCTTAATGAGTATTCAAGATTTCATTTAAATTATCATGTAAATATTGAGGAACAAAAAAAGAGTGTAAAACTTAGCCCTTTTTTCTTTGCAAAAATAGTCTTTTTCCCCCTTTCTTGATGAGCCTTttttctttgcaaaaatagcctttttTCCTCTTTCTTGATGGGTAGTGAAGTTGAGGAGGaatataaaaaagagaaaaatgaaactTTGGTATTTAGAGAGAAAAATGGTTTGCACAAAATCAATACTTTCACTCAAAACTCTTCTATTTTGGTTGGTTTTAGTAGTGAAAGTCTCTGTTCTCATGTCTTCTTTTTATAAGTgaaaaaccaaacaaaaaaatagGACAAGAACTCAAACTTAAAGCTTGCTCTTAGCTTCTCACTTTTTCAGCTCTGTTTCTCAGTTTTTGTACAGTTACTCTGCTCACTAAATAAGCTTAAGAATTCAAGAACTGAACTTTGATCCCAAAAAAAGAAACAGATATATTGAACTTTGGATCATCAATTATGAAAAGACCTTGTAGTTCTGATTCTTTGGGTGCTTTGATGTCCATGTGTCCAAATACTACAGGTACTTGTTATAATTTGCTTaaagttttaaacttttttttctttcctttttaatggtattttttaaacttttttccaAGCTCCAATTCCCAGTTTTAGCTATAAAGAAACTAATGGGATAATataaaaattgaatctttttATTAAATCAAGAACATGGTTTTTTTTACCTTTCCTGTTATAGTAAGTTTTTATGCTTCACTCTTTATACCATTCTGTTCATATCTTTCCATTTTTAGCTTTTCTCAAGGCAATTATGTTGCACTCTTTATTTCATGTCTTttttctaataattctttttattattttagatGAGCAAAACCATGTGTATTCAACAAGGGACTTTCAGTCTATGTTATTAGATGAAGAAGGATGTATTGAAGAATCTGGTCATATTTCTGAGAAGAAAAGAAGACTAAGTGTTGAACAAGTAAAAGCTTTAGAGAAAAATTTTGAAGTTGAAAATAAACTTGAACCTGAAAGGAAAGTGAAGTTGGCTCAAGAACTAGGTTTGCAACCTAGACAAGTTGCTGTTTGGTTTCAAAACAGACGTGCTCGTTGGAAAACAAAGCAATTAGAGAGAGATTATGGTGTTCTTAAATCCAATTTTGATGCCCTCAAACATAATTATGAATCTCTCAAACATGACAATGAAGCTCTCTTGAAAGAGGTAATATAATGAGTTTTAACTTGTATACACATATAGTGTAACGATTTTTAGCATAGTAGTTTACGTAGAAGATAAATATATGAAACTATTCATAAAAAGCGAGATTGGCAACCTTAAAAGAATTCTTTCTTGTTATGACATGTTAGGAAATCATGTATAAATTCTTTACACCGTAaacaggggcggagctagaagcTTAGCTATAAGTTCACCTAGTAACTTTTGTTCAAATAGGTGTtacgaaatttattaaatatatacaaatatcaCATTTAGAACCTAGTTATTACCCCTTAAAGTCATTGTTTTAAAATTCAGAATCAAGAAAGTTGAAATCTTTATTCCACATAAGTTAATAGTTAATTCTTGATATAAAACATATAGCATAGCTAGATTAAGTTCTATCCCTTATGTTGTACAAATATTTACTAAATCAAGTTACTTATTAGATTGTTACACGATTAAATCTATGTATAAGCATTAGTTGGTCTGTAAAAGTACTAGATATTcataaagtttgaatctttaaGGGTTTTTGTGCTGATTTTTGTGTCTTTTTTAATGGGGTGTTTTTAGATTCTTGAGCTGAAATCAAAGGTGTATACTGAGAATGGAGAAAGCAAAGGTGTTGCAGTGAAAGAAGAGGCTATGGAGTCTGAAAGTGATGACAACAAAGTGATTGAGCAGAGCAAGCCAAATGATaacgacaacaacaataataattttcttgaaaattttgaagaagatgatgaagaagaagaaatcaattttgagaattttaatgttgctgctgctgctacatCTACCAATATTTTTGGTGATAATTTCAAAGATGGATCTTCAGATAGTGATTCAAGTGCAATCTTGAATGAAGATAACAGTCCAAATGCTGCTGCTATTTCTTCATCTGGTGCTTTCTTGATTTCAACAAATGGAAATGGAAATGGAAATGGATCTTCAACTTCATTGAATTTTTGCTTCCAATTCACAGAATCAAGTTCAAAATCAAATCTTGGAGATGGCCAAAAGGGTAATAATAATTACTACCAGCCACAACAGTATGTGAAAATGGAGGAGCATAATTTTTTCAATGGTGAAGAATCTTGCAGTACTCTTTTCACAGATGAACAAGCTCCTACACTTCAATGGTACTGTCCTGAGGATTGGAATTGGAAAGAATAAAGGAAATGTCTTTTGGGATCAAATTTTTGTATAGTGGCTATAAGTGCAAACATCAGTACAGTAAATGGCCTAATGGGTAAATGTCCagatatgaaaaaagaaaaactgaaGTTTTTGGATTTTGCCCTAGTGGAGTGGGGGTGAAGGAGGAGGGGGGTGGCTCAGGTGGGGTAGGTGGTAGGGGTGAGGAAAGAAGGAAGAGTGTGAGTTGGATCAGAAGTGTTCCCAAAGATCTGATCTTTTTTTACTGTTAAGGGGAGAGgaaaaaactaagtaaaaatgggaagaagaagaattcCTGTTATGGCAAATAAAAGTGGCTAAAAGTATATTCATGCATTCTATATTTGAGTGATTTAATAGCTTTTTTCCAATGCATAAAGGGAAAATAAAAACCATAATGTTATTACTAAGGTATGACTCTGGCTTCTAACTGAGACACAATTTTGCCTTTTTTTTAATGGTTGGATGAACGGTTATTTAGGTTAATTTTTCTTTAGTGATTCATTTCTTTAGTGATTCACTCCGAAAATTCATTGGCCCATCCAGAAGACTCAATCCCGAAATTTTTGATTCAACACGAAGGGATTCATTTTCATTCCATTCTTGATAGTCGCTTTCACACATTTATcctttatattttaaaaaaagaattcatttctttgcttttgtaaaataaatttaagtatAATAGGTTTAAACTATATGATCATTAAATATGAAAAACTATAATATGTAACAATTTGGTGTTACTCTTTTAAGTGTTTGATTTTAGAGAAATTGTCATAAAACACtttcttttagtagtaattagccatctatagataccatttgctatattacgtgttatagataccttttacgtgtatttgatgtatttaacttaatgtattcatgaatacagtagcaaaaataagcGTGAATCAGGAAAGTCTAGCTAATCTTCATATGTATTCAACTATATTTACGAGGTGTATTCAAAAATACAGTAACATTTTTTGTGTAAAATATGGACCTTTCAACTGGTTTAAAACGAAAAGGAAATCAATTTATCTGATAttctcctaatataactcaactaaTACAAACTATTGCACGATAAATCTAAATTCCTCCATTAACGAAAGTTTTTCAAATCGGAAAAAATAACCTAAAGCAGAGCAACATCTGGAGTTTAAGTTCTCCCTTTATTTTGTGGTTCCGCGTACCCAATTCTCTTTTCAACAACAAAAAATTGCTATTGAAACAATTGTATACATATGACAAGTTTAACAGTGTTGTTGAGGCATTCTGGCAAGTGGAACATTGAGAGCAATTACGTCGATTATTCAATTGAGGGAATACTGGTAAAGGAGTATGCATCGTATAGTGATTTGGTTCAACTAGGCATAGATTTGAGCTCAAAGTCCATTAAAATTCAATACAAAGTAGAAGAAAATTGCACGCCAATGGAAATACACAATGATATAGGTTACAGGGTGTATGTAGAGTTGAAAAAAGAGAATAGAGAATTCGGGAGGTATCCTTTGTGCATAATAACTATTGAAAAAGAACTTGTATCCGGAGGTAGTTTAATTCAAGGCTACATTTTGCAAATAGACGAAGCAGTTCAAATGTATGATTCTGATACAGATGATACACTTGCTCTAGATTTTGTCAGTTCAGGACAAGCAATTGGGGTGTTCGAACTGGACAAGAATTTGATAATTTCAAAAACTAATCAAAGGAAGGTTATGGTGGACAAGTATATAAGGATAAGGCTACATTGAAAGAGGTGATGGAGCATTAGTTTCAATTCTGAGTTGATAGGTCTAATTCTATCAGGTTTGAGTATATtttattattctttatttttgtcgTATCTTGTATTTATGGTTGGAGTTGTAAGTTATATGTTGATGTGTTTATGCATATTTGTAAGATAATTGATCTTCACTGATGTGGTTAACTAGTATTTTATGATCTTCAAATACATGTATTCTTCTGTATTTTAATGGTATAAACTTATTACAGTGGCTCTCATTGTTTTTCTCTTTGGTTTACTAGTTGTATGCAAATGTATGCATAGTTATAagtgtattcagttgtattattTGCACAAATAACTATAGCCGTATTTGTATTCATGTGTATATGAGTGATTTTTTGTAAGCATTTATGTTAATCATATGTATAATAATAAATTCTTTGCAGCTATGCATTATTATGTATGTCAGAAGATTGTGAAGGGAGGTTTAAGGCTTCGAGCATTAACAAATTAGAACTATTCAAAGTGAGAGAGTTCATTGATAAGCATACATGTACGTTGAAGGACAAGGTGTATGAGCAGCGACAGACAAGTGGCAACCTTATAGGTGGTATGATTAGGCCAAAGCTTACTAATCATAAGAGGAAATACACCCCAAAGGATATAATTGATGATGTAAAATCAGATTTAGATGTAGATGTTAGTTACATGTTGGTGTGGCGGGCTAAAGAAAATGCAATGAATTTTTTGAGAGGTGAACCGACTGATTCATACAAAAAATTACCAGGATACTTATATACAATGGATAAGACATATCCAGGTTCGCACATTAGAATGGTAAAATTACCCAAAAATGAGTtcatgtatgtgtatatatatttgtatgtttTTATAAAGGGGTTTGATCATTGTAGACCCATTATGGTTGTGGATGGAAGTCACCTAAAATCTTACTACACCGGGACAGTCGTCTCGGCCAGCACGTTGGATGGTGCAGGTGAGTACGTGAATTATAataaattttgttaaaattgtaAAGATTgaaatacatattttaaaaatatgtatgCAATTGTCTTTACAGGTCATATATTGCCACTAGCATATGGTGTTATTGATTTAGAGAACGATGCTGCTTGGACgtggttctttgagcaattcaagatagCATACGGTGATAGGAAAAACATGTGCATCGTTTCAGATAGAAATGAAAGTATCATTAAATCTATATCGAGAGTGTATCCAGATGTACCGCATTTTGCCTGTATATGGCATCTACGGAACAACGTATATAAGAAATTCAAAAAGAGCCATGCAAAGTTGAGCGAGATATACTTCTCGATGGCAAAAGCATACACACAAGCTGTTGACAGTCTGATGGAGAAGGTAGATATTAGGGTGAAAGAATACTTAGAGTCAGCTGGATACGAAAAGTGGGTTAGGTTGTATGCACCCGTTAACAGTGGATGGACCATGACGTCAAATATTGTTGAGTCAATCAATGTCGCACTAGTGTCAGCAAGGGAATTGCCAATATACGACTTCCTCGAAGAAGTTAAAAAGATGTTTGGACATTGGAATTGCAGTAACCGCAAAGAAGCTACACAAACTTAC harbors:
- the LOC107820637 gene encoding homeobox-leucine zipper protein ATHB-5, with amino-acid sequence MKRPCSSDSLGALMSMCPNTTDEQNHVYSTRDFQSMLLDEEGCIEESGHISEKKRRLSVEQVKALEKNFEVENKLEPERKVKLAQELGLQPRQVAVWFQNRRARWKTKQLERDYGVLKSNFDALKHNYESLKHDNEALLKEILELKSKVYTENGESKGVAVKEEAMESESDDNKVIEQSKPNDNDNNNNNFLENFEEDDEEEEINFENFNVAAAATSTNIFGDNFKDGSSDSDSSAILNEDNSPNAAAISSSGAFLISTNGNGNGNGSSTSLNFCFQFTESSSKSNLGDGQKGNNNYYQPQQYVKMEEHNFFNGEESCSTLFTDEQAPTLQWYCPEDWNWKE
- the LOC142165732 gene encoding uncharacterized protein LOC142165732; this encodes MTSLTVLLRHSGKWNIESNYVDYSIEGILVKEYASYSDLVQLGIDLSSKSIKIQYKVEENCTPMEIHNDIGYRVYVELKKENREFGRYPLCIITIEKELVSGGSLIQGYILQIDEAVQMYDSDTDDTLALDFVSSGQAIGVFELDKNLIISKTNQRKVMVDNYALLCMSEDCEGRFKASSINKLELFKVREFIDKHTCTLKDKVYEQRQTSGNLIGGMIRPKLTNHKRKYTPKDIIDDVKSDLDVDVSYMLVWRAKENAMNFLRGEPTDSYKKLPGYLYTMDKTYPGSHIRMGFDHCRPIMVVDGSHLKSYYTGTVVSASTLDGAGHILPLAYGVIDLENDAAWTWFFEQFKIAYGDRKNMCIVSDRNESIIKSISRVYPDVPHFACIWHLRNNVYKKFKKSHAKLSEIYFSMAKAYTQAVDSLMEKVDIRVKEYLESAGYEKWVRLYAPVNSGWTMTSNIVESINVALVSARELPIYDFLEEVKKMFGHWNCSNRKEATQTYTTLGKKYQEMLTLNEAMSTRMTVIPSTEYLHMVTDGGRNYTVYLLERKCVCGRFQVDELPCPHDWVVLKSKFLMPEDYCSNYYKPNSVVMTYDVPMYPLPDRNEWNIPAHVAEEVVLPPNGKDLLEGQRRSAIILSVNCYSRKINIHVAYMGREDIISERVEMLHVGFS